The following are encoded together in the Elusimicrobiota bacterium genome:
- a CDS encoding M20/M25/M40 family metallo-hydrolase, which produces MRLFLSALFFLGSFAAQVEARGDFLERQSREFLGALIRLDTSNPPGNEIIAANYLKNHLDQAGIESRIYTSTGTRSSLIARLKSSGAKRPLVLMCHSDVVPADPKEWSTPPFEAVEKGGYLYGRGAADIKSMCAVELAILLHLHREKIPLQRDVIFFAQADEENGGGDRHIEWLLKNHWDAFGNAEFAVNEGGETAWNGRRVTEVRVQAAEKEYLDIKFEARGESGHSSIPREGNPVVSVARAVARLGDYKAPARLLDIVRQFLSRQAELTQDRDLRKIIEAVLKAKPGPELDEAADRLAVLKPDFAAMLRDTLVPTILQAGYKPNVVPASAQAVLNARLLPGRSVEAFIQELVPALEDPVIEINYEASKSREAGPMPTDTELYRSAQSAAKKVLPGAAVMPFMSAWTTDSQDLRARGVIVYGIDPPLSADDAERVHGKDERINLEALDLYAKYLLEIVLQVAKR; this is translated from the coding sequence ATGCGATTGTTTTTATCGGCGTTATTTTTCCTGGGAAGTTTTGCCGCTCAGGTTGAGGCGCGCGGCGATTTTCTTGAGCGCCAATCGCGCGAATTCCTCGGGGCCTTGATTCGTCTTGACACATCCAACCCCCCCGGCAATGAGATCATTGCCGCGAATTATTTAAAAAATCATTTGGATCAGGCCGGCATCGAATCCCGTATTTATACCTCGACGGGAACGCGTTCGAGTTTAATCGCCCGGCTGAAGAGTTCCGGAGCGAAGAGGCCGTTGGTTTTAATGTGCCATAGCGATGTTGTGCCGGCCGATCCCAAGGAGTGGTCCACTCCTCCGTTCGAAGCCGTGGAAAAGGGAGGCTATCTCTACGGCCGAGGCGCCGCGGACATTAAAAGCATGTGCGCCGTGGAATTGGCGATTTTGCTTCATCTGCATCGCGAAAAAATTCCGCTTCAACGCGACGTTATTTTTTTCGCCCAGGCGGATGAGGAAAACGGCGGCGGCGATCGCCATATCGAGTGGTTGCTGAAGAATCACTGGGATGCTTTCGGCAACGCGGAATTCGCGGTGAATGAGGGCGGTGAAACGGCTTGGAATGGACGCCGCGTCACCGAGGTGCGCGTTCAAGCCGCGGAAAAAGAGTATTTGGACATCAAATTTGAAGCGCGGGGCGAATCGGGCCACTCATCGATCCCCAGGGAAGGGAACCCTGTCGTTTCCGTGGCCAGGGCCGTGGCCCGCTTGGGCGATTATAAGGCCCCGGCTCGGCTCTTGGATATTGTCCGGCAGTTTCTAAGCCGCCAGGCTGAGTTGACTCAGGATCGGGACCTAAGAAAAATTATCGAAGCGGTTCTTAAAGCGAAGCCGGGTCCGGAGTTGGATGAGGCTGCGGACCGTTTGGCCGTATTGAAGCCAGATTTTGCGGCCATGCTCAGAGACACGTTGGTCCCGACGATTCTTCAAGCCGGTTATAAACCCAATGTCGTTCCGGCCTCGGCCCAGGCTGTTCTTAATGCGCGCCTTTTGCCGGGGCGTTCTGTTGAAGCGTTTATTCAGGAATTGGTGCCTGCGCTTGAGGACCCTGTGATTGAAATTAATTACGAGGCTTCCAAAAGCCGCGAGGCCGGCCCTATGCCGACGGACACGGAGCTTTATCGCTCGGCCCAAAGCGCGGCCAAAAAAGTACTGCCCGGAGCCGCTGTCATGCCTTTTATGTCCGCATGGACCACCGATTCCCAAGACTTGCGCGCCCGCGGCGTGATTGTTTATGGCATCGATCCCCCTCTTTCCGCGGATGACGCCGAGCGCGTTCATGGCAAAGATGAGCGCATCAATTTAGAAGCTCTTGATCTTTACGCCAAATACCTGCTTGAAATCGTTCTTCAAGTCGCCAAGCGATAG
- a CDS encoding 7-cyano-7-deazaguanine synthase: MSGRTTNNAGITALVSGGLDSGVLLARLSRQAREIHPLFIANGHPWEEAEFKSLKRFLRAINSPKIKTTVRIDFPIRRLLDQHWGPRGYHPHYNAGYSANYIPGRNIALLTAAATNAFVHKLSTIALGLLKNNPYPDSQPAFFRNFETMINKGFGFKLRIITPLAGLNKTAVVQLGRNLPLHLTLSCARPINGRHCGNRCNKCAERQKAFVLAGVPDQTDYARKPPVVDWAAHKWPD, encoded by the coding sequence ATGTCCGGCCGCACAACGAACAACGCCGGAATCACGGCCTTAGTCAGTGGCGGTTTAGACAGCGGCGTTTTACTCGCCCGCTTGTCCCGTCAGGCCCGTGAAATCCATCCTCTGTTCATCGCCAACGGGCATCCCTGGGAAGAAGCTGAATTTAAATCGCTGAAACGATTTTTAAGGGCCATCAATTCACCTAAGATCAAAACCACCGTACGCATTGATTTCCCGATCCGGAGGCTCCTGGATCAGCATTGGGGCCCCCGAGGCTATCATCCCCATTACAACGCCGGTTACTCGGCCAATTACATCCCCGGTCGCAATATCGCTCTTTTGACGGCAGCAGCGACGAATGCTTTCGTACACAAACTTTCCACCATTGCCCTGGGTTTATTGAAAAACAACCCTTACCCCGACTCTCAACCAGCGTTTTTTCGAAATTTTGAGACGATGATCAACAAAGGATTCGGATTCAAACTCCGAATCATAACGCCCTTGGCCGGCCTGAATAAAACCGCGGTTGTCCAGCTGGGGCGAAACCTGCCGCTTCATTTGACCCTATCCTGCGCCCGGCCCATCAACGGCCGTCACTGCGGCAATCGCTGCAACAAATGCGCGGAGCGCCAGAAAGCCTTTGTCTTAGCCGGCGTGCCGGACCAAACAGATTACGCCCGCAAACCGCCGGTTGTCGACTGGGCCGCCCACAAATGGCCGGATTAA
- a CDS encoding DUF58 domain-containing protein has translation MLSADLLAKVRRLEITSAKLVEEIFAGQYLSVFKGRGIEFSDVRDYQWGDDIRAMHWRALARSGGKPYIKRFIEERQLTVVLAIDLSGSQDFGSKERAKRELVQDVAGLLAYMALKNKDRVGLFLFTDQTELFLPPRSGRSHALRIMRELVAFQPSSEKTDLRLGMRFLLQMIKKRSIVFLISDFLDTGFETELGILGKKHDVIAVSVDDPAEETLPVLPARVILEDAENPGLIGELDLRREDHLSYLSESTAQWKEEMREFFRRSGIDLLELSTDKDFTDALMAFFRRRQQKKLTRAR, from the coding sequence ATGCTTAGCGCGGATCTGTTAGCCAAAGTCCGGCGTCTTGAAATCACGAGCGCTAAGCTCGTTGAGGAAATCTTCGCCGGGCAATACTTGTCGGTTTTCAAGGGCCGCGGCATCGAATTCTCCGATGTGCGCGATTATCAATGGGGCGACGATATCCGGGCCATGCACTGGAGGGCGCTGGCGCGCTCGGGCGGCAAGCCCTACATCAAACGCTTCATCGAAGAACGGCAATTGACCGTGGTGCTGGCCATCGATTTGTCCGGCTCCCAGGACTTCGGGTCCAAAGAGCGCGCTAAACGCGAGCTCGTTCAGGACGTGGCCGGGCTTCTGGCGTATATGGCGCTCAAAAACAAAGACCGCGTCGGGCTTTTTTTATTCACGGATCAGACCGAACTCTTTCTGCCTCCCAGGAGCGGCCGAAGCCACGCCCTGCGCATCATGCGCGAACTCGTCGCCTTCCAACCCTCATCGGAAAAAACCGATCTGCGCTTGGGCATGCGCTTTCTTTTGCAAATGATCAAAAAACGTTCCATCGTCTTTCTGATTTCCGATTTCTTGGACACCGGTTTTGAAACGGAATTGGGCATTTTGGGTAAAAAACACGACGTCATCGCCGTTTCCGTGGACGATCCGGCGGAGGAAACGCTGCCGGTTTTGCCGGCCCGCGTGATTCTGGAAGACGCCGAGAACCCGGGCTTAATCGGCGAGCTCGACCTGCGCCGCGAAGACCATTTATCTTACTTATCCGAATCAACCGCGCAATGGAAAGAAGAAATGAGGGAATTTTTCCGGCGATCCGGCATCGACCTTTTGGAACTATCGACCGATAAAGACTTTACGGACGCCCTCATGGCCTTCTTTAGGCGCCGTCAGCAAAAAAAACTTACCCGCGCACGATAA
- a CDS encoding tetratricopeptide repeat protein: MLSISAICPLFVFGVGLAVYLNTLGNDFVYDDIRAIVNNPAICDWRGIPGLFFQSYWSSSAEAIYRPLTVISFALNYALFGLTPWSFHLVNVVIHAINSTLVAVLLRRLTGEMTALMAALLFAVLPIHTEAVASIVGRAELLAFAFSILFWLTHSKGRKIWAAFSLAMALFSKENALVILPLVFLWEHLPLEKARMRSHYAWLIYAGVAFAWLLLRRLVLGQWGLDLEFQYFGTTDSLTRVLTMSVFAWRHYVWPMVTGTGLCADFSPWSFPFVDAGDVWGWLSLSVWITVLGFSIWLLFSWKTAGRKSLLRQWSGYWILWFLIGLAPVTNVFMPIGTIGAERFLYLPSLGFCVILAWAISIVFKPSPPRGEGRVRGALKLGILVFYYGALIVQRNTVWKNHRTLFEDTVKKAPNNSLAHSMLGIALAKNGEYGRAIEHFQRALEINPTSEAVYQNLANAYRQSGDSAMAVRALTQWMTRFPNNPAPRELLKSLH, translated from the coding sequence GTGTTGTCAATTTCTGCTATCTGCCCCCTATTTGTTTTTGGCGTTGGCTTGGCCGTTTACCTCAACACCTTGGGCAATGATTTCGTTTATGACGATATTCGCGCCATCGTTAATAATCCCGCGATTTGTGATTGGCGCGGGATTCCAGGTTTGTTTTTTCAGAGTTATTGGTCGTCCTCCGCCGAAGCCATTTACCGGCCCCTGACCGTTATCAGTTTTGCGCTGAACTATGCGTTATTCGGTTTGACGCCCTGGAGTTTTCATCTAGTCAACGTTGTTATCCATGCGATTAACTCCACGCTGGTTGCCGTATTGTTGAGGCGTTTGACCGGCGAAATGACTGCCTTAATGGCCGCTTTGCTGTTCGCGGTTTTACCCATCCACACCGAAGCCGTGGCTAGTATCGTGGGTCGCGCCGAACTTTTAGCCTTCGCTTTTTCCATCCTTTTTTGGCTGACCCATAGCAAGGGACGAAAAATTTGGGCCGCATTCTCTTTGGCGATGGCTCTTTTTTCCAAAGAAAACGCTTTGGTGATTTTGCCTTTGGTTTTTCTTTGGGAACATTTGCCGTTGGAGAAGGCGCGGATGAGGAGTCATTATGCTTGGTTGATTTATGCGGGGGTCGCCTTCGCTTGGCTTCTTTTGCGCCGCTTGGTTCTGGGACAATGGGGCCTTGACCTCGAATTTCAGTATTTCGGTACGACGGATTCACTGACCCGCGTTTTAACGATGTCCGTTTTCGCTTGGCGGCATTACGTCTGGCCCATGGTCACGGGAACCGGCCTATGCGCTGATTTTTCCCCCTGGAGTTTTCCCTTCGTTGATGCCGGCGATGTTTGGGGGTGGCTGAGCTTAAGCGTTTGGATTACCGTCCTTGGTTTTTCTATTTGGCTTTTGTTCTCATGGAAAACAGCCGGCCGCAAATCATTGTTGCGTCAATGGTCGGGCTATTGGATTTTGTGGTTTTTGATCGGCCTCGCTCCGGTCACCAATGTTTTCATGCCCATCGGGACCATCGGCGCCGAACGTTTTCTCTATCTGCCTTCTTTGGGTTTTTGCGTGATTTTGGCCTGGGCGATATCCATTGTTTTTAAACCCTCTCCCCCGAGGGGAGAGGGCAGGGTGAGGGGTGCATTAAAATTGGGCATCCTGGTTTTTTATTACGGCGCCTTGATCGTTCAAAGAAACACCGTCTGGAAAAACCACAGGACGCTTTTTGAAGATACGGTGAAAAAAGCCCCGAATAATTCCCTGGCTCACAGCATGCTGGGCATTGCCTTGGCCAAAAACGGCGAGTATGGCCGGGCCATCGAGCATTTTCAACGCGCCCTTGAAATTAACCCGACCAGCGAAGCCGTTTATCAAAATTTGGCCAACGCTTACCGCCAGAGCGGCGATTCGGCGATGGCCGTCCGGGCATTGACTCAATGGATGACCCGTTTTCCAAATAATCCGGCGCCCAGAGAGCTTTTAAAATCCCTCCATTAG
- a CDS encoding FAD-dependent oxidoreductase — protein sequence MNLSRRSFIKWVISAGAVAACPWPMSAQAEPGRKKIPKGKLTSETNKVCHQVKDGHELPLPEPSAVHDIVIVGGGPSGLAAADEIQNSDFLLLEKENHVGGNAYTESWRGLNYSTGAAWASIFSPEVDAIFKRWKFDMKLIKGVDAAYFNGVWVKDFWNGKVDNPNLDKLPYPDSVKESMREFCRHIGPIDIEQEKERLDRMPFSEILKNYTPELKAFWDAFGPSNWGAVSEDTSAYLGIQAARDWWQSERYSFEGGMGMGSRKIYEHLSPEAQNRILLNAAVYKVRKQNGKVLVSYMLKGKPRTVQAKAVVMATPKFITKYIVEDLPLDQVTAMGHVRFAPFLVYNLCFNKVVYNQNYDNWIIGSKNLTDFIPADWVTHADGGDLNRPQIITVYAPKPESLREDLLEDKKVLAMAKSAVEELTDLFPGWLKHLEEVRIYRRGHPMYMSTPGFLTKIQPVAGRDFPPIYFAHSDSMGELSDLAYAGLSGIRAAQKAAKHI from the coding sequence ATGAATTTATCACGCCGGTCGTTCATCAAGTGGGTCATCAGCGCCGGCGCCGTGGCTGCTTGCCCCTGGCCGATGAGCGCGCAGGCTGAGCCTGGCCGCAAAAAAATCCCTAAAGGAAAACTCACAAGCGAAACGAATAAAGTTTGCCATCAAGTCAAAGACGGCCACGAATTGCCCTTGCCCGAACCCTCCGCCGTCCATGACATCGTGATCGTCGGCGGAGGCCCCAGCGGTTTGGCGGCCGCCGATGAGATTCAAAACTCGGATTTTCTTCTCCTTGAAAAAGAAAACCACGTCGGCGGCAACGCTTACACCGAATCCTGGCGCGGCTTGAACTACTCGACGGGCGCGGCATGGGCCAGTATTTTCAGCCCGGAAGTCGACGCCATTTTCAAACGATGGAAATTCGACATGAAACTCATCAAAGGCGTGGACGCCGCTTATTTCAACGGCGTCTGGGTTAAAGATTTCTGGAACGGAAAGGTCGATAATCCCAATCTCGACAAACTGCCCTATCCCGATTCCGTCAAAGAAAGCATGCGGGAATTTTGCCGGCATATCGGCCCCATCGACATCGAACAGGAAAAAGAGCGTTTGGATCGTATGCCGTTTTCCGAAATCCTTAAAAATTACACGCCGGAATTGAAGGCTTTTTGGGATGCGTTCGGTCCGTCCAATTGGGGCGCGGTCAGCGAAGACACATCGGCTTATTTGGGCATTCAAGCGGCGCGTGATTGGTGGCAAAGCGAACGCTATAGTTTCGAAGGTGGGATGGGCATGGGTTCGAGGAAAATTTACGAACACCTGAGCCCGGAAGCTCAAAACAGAATTCTGTTGAACGCCGCCGTTTATAAAGTTCGTAAACAAAACGGAAAGGTTCTGGTCAGTTACATGCTTAAAGGCAAACCCCGGACGGTGCAAGCCAAAGCCGTGGTCATGGCCACGCCCAAATTCATCACCAAATATATCGTTGAGGACTTGCCGCTCGATCAAGTCACGGCCATGGGCCATGTCCGCTTCGCGCCTTTTCTCGTTTACAACCTGTGCTTCAACAAAGTCGTCTATAACCAAAACTACGACAACTGGATTATCGGGAGCAAAAACCTCACGGATTTCATCCCCGCAGACTGGGTCACACACGCGGATGGGGGAGATTTAAACCGCCCCCAAATCATCACGGTTTACGCCCCCAAGCCCGAATCCCTTCGCGAGGACTTGCTCGAGGATAAAAAAGTCTTGGCCATGGCCAAATCAGCGGTCGAAGAGTTGACGGATTTATTCCCCGGCTGGCTCAAACATCTTGAAGAAGTGCGCATTTACCGCCGGGGCCATCCCATGTATATGTCCACGCCCGGCTTTCTGACCAAAATTCAGCCTGTCGCGGGCCGCGATTTTCCTCCGATTTATTTCGCCCACTCCGATTCCATGGGGGAACTCTCGGATCTGGCCTACGCCGGCCTCTCCGGCATCCGGGCGGCTCAAAAAGCCGCCAAACATATTTGA
- a CDS encoding amino acid permease: protein MGGFSNFAISFSIISIITGAATMYGHGISYGGPMVYGWGWPIVTIFTLFVASSMAEIASAYPTAGAMYHWSSALGGPGWGWFTAWFNFAGQVAILAGIDYGIALFAVPLLGLPQTQTVFLTVYALVLISHGVFNHYGIRIVAWLNDFSVVYHIVGSAVLVGALLLFAPMKPVSFAFKETWTASSYPFWWAFLVGLLQPQWTLTGYDASAHITEETVDPRRNAPWGMFLAVLISGIVGFILNLVTTLAIGDLPATAKAENPYLYIFTNALGGWTANAILWMVLGAMWFCGLSSLTSSARMLFAFARDKGIPGWRRLATISPSHKTPAVATWVLVALAFAIAIYSKTYTAIVSMSVIGLYVSYVMPVFLGLRARLNGRWKNFGPWNLGRWGAPVNIVALLWVCFVSILFIAPPNQLAGYSFAGVLAALVIYYFAWAKKHFKGPLKLTATEEELMTTAPHAPKSAQAMPT from the coding sequence ATGGGAGGATTTTCCAATTTCGCCATTTCCTTCTCCATCATTTCGATCATCACCGGCGCAGCCACCATGTACGGGCACGGCATTTCTTACGGCGGGCCCATGGTGTACGGCTGGGGCTGGCCCATTGTCACGATATTTACGCTGTTCGTGGCTTCCAGCATGGCGGAAATCGCGTCGGCTTACCCCACGGCCGGAGCCATGTACCATTGGTCTTCGGCCTTGGGGGGTCCGGGCTGGGGCTGGTTCACCGCGTGGTTTAATTTTGCGGGCCAAGTCGCTATTTTAGCGGGCATTGATTACGGCATCGCTCTATTTGCCGTGCCTTTGCTTGGCCTGCCTCAAACCCAAACCGTTTTCTTGACCGTTTACGCCCTGGTTTTAATTTCCCACGGCGTTTTCAATCATTACGGCATCCGAATCGTGGCTTGGCTTAATGATTTCAGCGTCGTTTATCATATTGTCGGCTCAGCCGTGCTCGTGGGCGCCCTGCTTTTGTTCGCGCCGATGAAACCCGTCTCCTTCGCTTTCAAGGAAACTTGGACCGCATCCTCTTATCCTTTCTGGTGGGCGTTTCTTGTCGGGCTTCTGCAGCCCCAATGGACATTGACCGGCTATGACGCCTCCGCGCATATCACCGAAGAAACGGTTGATCCAAGAAGAAACGCTCCCTGGGGAATGTTTCTGGCCGTCTTAATCTCGGGAATCGTCGGTTTCATTCTGAACTTGGTGACAACCCTGGCCATCGGCGACTTGCCTGCTACGGCCAAGGCTGAGAACCCCTACCTCTACATCTTTACGAACGCACTGGGCGGATGGACGGCCAATGCGATTCTATGGATGGTTTTAGGCGCCATGTGGTTTTGCGGCCTTTCCTCGCTGACTTCTTCGGCGCGCATGCTCTTCGCCTTCGCCCGGGACAAAGGGATCCCCGGTTGGCGGCGACTAGCCACGATCAGCCCCTCCCATAAAACCCCGGCCGTGGCCACATGGGTCCTGGTGGCGCTCGCCTTTGCCATTGCGATTTATTCCAAAACCTATACCGCCATTGTTTCCATGAGCGTGATCGGACTCTATGTTTCTTATGTTATGCCTGTTTTTCTGGGCTTAAGGGCGCGTTTAAACGGCCGTTGGAAAAACTTCGGCCCGTGGAATTTGGGCCGCTGGGGAGCCCCCGTTAATATCGTGGCTCTATTGTGGGTCTGTTTCGTCTCCATTCTTTTTATCGCGCCTCCCAACCAGTTGGCTGGTTATTCATTCGCCGGCGTCCTGGCGGCCTTGGTCATTTACTATTTTGCTTGGGCTAAAAAACATTTCAAAGGCCCATTGAAGCTGACAGCCACGGAGGAAGAATTGATGACCACGGCGCCCCATGCGCCAAAATCAGCGCAGGCCATGCCCACGTAA